The following are from one region of the Sandaracinus amylolyticus genome:
- a CDS encoding ABC transporter permease, translating to MDYALTIGLRYLRSKKKKTVSVITFIAVSGVALGVAALLVVMSITSGFQVEFRNKVLGVNAHVLVMKYGLDFEEYEDVMARAMEMPEVAGAAPFVINEMMLARGDRIAGVLVKGVDPVAMPTVLDLPTQLVDGSLEGLRREGAAPPRRPDDEEGARTEGLDLDAFLQRIEDGSSPEDAARATESAASTPAPSHEEETPEDDEPLDELPVVRVPTPEEAEAALEGTDTAPSEGPVEDVLFEDTEAQVTPTESLPGVVVGATLARTLDLHVGDRVSVISPLSGLDTSMFHAEARTPRSREFRVIGIFEAGFQEYDSRLVYADLYEAQAFFDHGDSVTGVEIRLHDLEQAPAISRRLERVLGGGPYHTLDWQELNHNLFTALEIQKVMLSLVIATIIFIAAFNVIATLIMIVLEKKREIAILKAMGAHDLHVLVVFLVQGLIIGLVGTLIGLALGGGVSFWLESYRFPLDPHVYLIDHVPVRTSMSEFGTTVLIALGICLVATLLPSWWAARLLPAEGVRYE from the coding sequence ATGGACTACGCCCTCACGATCGGCCTGCGTTACCTGCGGTCGAAGAAGAAGAAGACCGTCTCGGTCATCACCTTCATCGCGGTCTCGGGCGTCGCGCTCGGCGTCGCGGCGCTGCTCGTGGTGATGTCGATCACCAGCGGCTTCCAGGTCGAGTTCCGCAACAAGGTGCTCGGCGTCAACGCGCACGTGCTCGTCATGAAGTACGGCCTCGACTTCGAGGAGTACGAGGACGTGATGGCGCGCGCGATGGAGATGCCGGAGGTCGCGGGCGCCGCGCCCTTCGTCATCAACGAGATGATGCTCGCGCGCGGCGATCGCATCGCGGGCGTGCTGGTGAAGGGCGTCGATCCGGTGGCGATGCCCACGGTGCTCGACCTTCCCACGCAGCTCGTCGACGGGTCGCTCGAAGGGCTGCGTCGCGAGGGCGCCGCGCCACCGCGCCGCCCCGACGACGAAGAGGGCGCGCGCACCGAGGGCCTCGATCTCGACGCGTTCCTCCAGCGCATCGAGGACGGGAGCTCGCCCGAGGACGCGGCGCGCGCGACCGAGTCCGCGGCGAGCACGCCCGCGCCGAGCCACGAGGAAGAGACGCCCGAGGACGACGAGCCGCTCGACGAGCTCCCGGTGGTGCGGGTGCCGACGCCCGAGGAGGCCGAGGCCGCGCTCGAAGGGACCGACACCGCGCCCAGCGAAGGGCCGGTCGAGGACGTGCTCTTCGAAGACACCGAGGCCCAGGTCACGCCGACCGAGTCACTGCCCGGCGTGGTCGTCGGCGCCACGCTCGCGCGCACGCTCGACCTGCACGTCGGTGATCGGGTGAGCGTGATCAGCCCGCTCTCCGGGCTCGACACCTCGATGTTCCATGCCGAGGCGCGCACCCCGCGCTCCCGCGAGTTCCGGGTGATCGGCATCTTCGAGGCGGGCTTCCAGGAGTACGACTCGCGCCTCGTGTACGCCGATCTCTACGAGGCACAGGCGTTCTTCGATCACGGCGACAGCGTCACCGGCGTCGAGATCCGACTGCACGACCTCGAGCAGGCACCGGCGATCTCGCGCCGCCTCGAGCGCGTGCTGGGCGGCGGGCCCTACCACACGCTCGACTGGCAGGAGCTCAACCACAACCTCTTCACCGCGCTCGAGATCCAGAAGGTGATGCTGAGCCTGGTGATCGCGACGATCATCTTCATCGCCGCGTTCAACGTGATCGCGACGCTGATCATGATCGTGCTCGAGAAGAAGCGGGAGATCGCGATCCTCAAGGCGATGGGCGCGCACGACCTGCACGTGCTCGTCGTCTTCCTGGTGCAGGGGCTGATCATCGGGCTCGTGGGCACGCTGATCGGGCTCGCGCTCGGCGGAGGCGTCTCGTTCTGGCTCGAGAGCTATCGGTTCCCGCTCGATCCGCACGTGTACCTGATCGATCACGTGCCGGTGCGAACGAGCATGTCGGAGTTCGGGACGACGGTGCTGATCGCGCTCGGGATCTGCCTCGTCGCGACGCTGCTCCCGAGCTGGTGGGCGGCGCGTCTGCTCCCCGCCGAAGGAGTCCGCTACGAATGA
- a CDS encoding PAS domain-containing sensor histidine kinase codes for MSLDQRTIEVGRSGCDAGARGEEGLALASVLQELTGAALELFDPSCSADSFLDRLVERLGCYAALLFEMGAAGRPELAGASGIGAASRALPVSDDVSAAIAVGRSEPKLPYVELARPDLLAWRFPIDVARLGDRACLLVYFDRAASLPLQYRGMVDRLCRILSTVLAHRDLFARTIASERRLDERTALLERIGDASNVGIVVFDPAGELLFSNQRLLEMWGLDASIVRPSRDGVVQAIAAQLLDPEVLLKSVRENERNVESEIRLELRLHDGRVIDVRCVPVRGSGGVYYGRGVYFVDVSERKRAEAERERLLETERAAREAAEDAIRARDEFLSVASHELRTPLTSMQLVVQSLRSARERGVEMPPERALQLLENVERQTRRLGHLVDELLDVSRIQAGRLQLERERVDLVTVCRDVIARFGEECARSGSTIALHARDPVLGQWDRSRLDQVVTNLLSNALKFGRGRPIDVTVDRTGDETSARLDVQDRGLGIPRERMGRLFQRFERAVSSRHYGGLGLGLYIARYIVEMHGGHIGISSEPGVGSTVTVVLPLVDETITRA; via the coding sequence ATGAGCCTCGATCAACGCACCATCGAAGTGGGCCGGAGCGGGTGCGACGCCGGGGCGCGCGGCGAGGAGGGCCTCGCGCTCGCGAGCGTGCTGCAGGAGCTCACGGGCGCTGCGCTGGAGCTCTTCGATCCGAGCTGCTCGGCGGACTCGTTCCTCGATCGCCTCGTGGAGCGGCTGGGGTGCTACGCGGCCCTGCTCTTCGAGATGGGGGCCGCCGGTCGTCCCGAGCTCGCCGGCGCGAGCGGGATCGGCGCGGCCTCGCGCGCGCTTCCGGTCTCCGACGACGTGTCCGCGGCGATCGCAGTCGGGCGGAGCGAGCCGAAGCTGCCGTACGTCGAGCTCGCGCGGCCCGATCTCCTCGCGTGGCGCTTTCCGATCGACGTCGCGCGCCTGGGCGATCGTGCGTGCCTGCTCGTCTACTTCGATCGCGCCGCGAGCCTCCCGCTGCAGTACCGCGGGATGGTCGACCGGCTCTGCCGCATCCTCTCGACCGTGCTCGCGCACCGCGATCTCTTCGCGCGGACGATCGCGAGCGAGCGGCGGCTCGACGAGCGCACGGCGCTGCTCGAGCGCATCGGCGACGCGTCGAACGTCGGCATCGTCGTCTTCGATCCCGCCGGCGAGCTGCTCTTCTCGAACCAGCGGCTCCTCGAGATGTGGGGGCTCGACGCGTCGATCGTGCGCCCCTCGCGCGACGGCGTCGTGCAGGCGATCGCGGCGCAGCTGCTCGATCCCGAGGTGCTGCTGAAGTCGGTGCGCGAGAACGAGCGCAACGTCGAGTCCGAGATCCGCCTCGAGCTGCGGCTGCACGACGGGCGCGTGATCGACGTGCGCTGCGTGCCGGTGCGGGGCAGCGGCGGCGTGTACTACGGGCGCGGCGTCTACTTCGTCGACGTCAGCGAGCGGAAGCGCGCCGAGGCAGAGCGCGAGCGGCTGCTCGAGACCGAGCGCGCCGCGCGCGAGGCCGCGGAGGACGCGATCCGCGCGCGCGACGAGTTCCTGTCGGTGGCGTCGCACGAGCTGCGCACGCCGCTGACCTCGATGCAGCTCGTGGTGCAGTCGCTGCGATCGGCGCGCGAGCGCGGGGTCGAGATGCCGCCCGAGCGCGCGCTGCAGCTGCTCGAGAACGTCGAGCGTCAGACGCGGAGGCTCGGTCACCTCGTCGACGAGCTGCTCGACGTCTCGCGCATCCAGGCCGGTCGCCTGCAGCTCGAGCGAGAGCGCGTGGATCTCGTCACGGTGTGCCGGGACGTGATCGCGCGCTTCGGCGAGGAGTGCGCGCGCTCGGGGTCGACCATCGCGCTGCACGCGCGCGATCCGGTGCTGGGGCAGTGGGATCGGTCGCGGCTCGATCAGGTGGTCACGAACCTGCTCTCGAACGCGCTGAAATTCGGGCGCGGACGGCCGATCGACGTGACCGTCGATCGCACCGGCGACGAGACCTCGGCGCGGCTCGACGTGCAGGATCGCGGCCTGGGGATCCCGCGCGAGCGGATGGGGCGGCTGTTCCAGCGCTTCGAGCGCGCGGTGTCGTCGCGGCACTACGGCGGGCTGGGGCTCGGCCTCTACATCGCGCGCTACATCGTCGAGATGCACGGCGGGCACATCGGCATCTCGAGCGAGCCGGGCGTCGGGTCGACGGTGACGGTCGTGCTGCCGCTCGTCGACGAGACGATCACTCGAGCGTGA